From a single Oligoflexia bacterium genomic region:
- the maiA gene encoding maleylacetoacetate isomerase, with protein sequence MNITLYHYWRSSSSWRVRWALDYKKIKYKAVPVDLLNGESESAAHLLRNPMGYVPALEVDGKFIIESLPIIEWLEETHQSPPLLPKNTLDRAHVRALAELINAGIQPVQNLTVLDKYSDDPEKRSEWGQYFIRRGFVAYEKLVEKSAGLYSFGDEISLADICLVPQVYNAHRLNMALHEFPLIQKINTNALKSPSGQASAPDSFKPN encoded by the coding sequence ATGAACATAACACTTTATCACTACTGGCGATCAAGCTCGTCTTGGCGTGTGCGCTGGGCGCTTGATTACAAGAAAATAAAATACAAAGCGGTTCCAGTGGATCTACTTAATGGTGAAAGTGAAAGTGCAGCACATCTTTTAAGAAACCCTATGGGCTATGTGCCTGCATTAGAAGTTGATGGGAAATTTATAATTGAATCTCTTCCGATTATTGAATGGCTTGAAGAAACACACCAAAGCCCACCTTTGCTTCCTAAAAACACATTAGATCGTGCTCATGTGCGTGCCCTCGCTGAACTGATCAATGCGGGTATTCAGCCAGTTCAAAATCTAACGGTCTTAGATAAATATTCAGATGATCCAGAAAAAAGAAGTGAATGGGGTCAGTATTTTATTCGCCGAGGTTTTGTGGCTTATGAAAAGCTAGTTGAGAAATCAGCAGGCTTATATTCTTTCGGCGACGAAATATCACTTGCCGACATATGTTTAGTACCTCAAGTTTACAATGCCCATCGCCTCAATATGGCGCTACATGAATTTCCATTGATTCAAAAAATTAACACAAACGCTCTTAAATCGCCGTCGGGCCAAGCAAGTGCACCAGACAGTTTCAAACCAAACTAA
- a CDS encoding fatty acid desaturase, with the protein MRKIDWVNTTFLVGTPIAAAIFTPIHIYLNGLNWKVLVFFLIYSVMTSMSITGGYHRLFAHRSYEARWGVKLFYLLFGAAALQNSALKWCTDHRRHHRHVDTETDPYSINKGFFYAHIGWIFFKEDAAHKGKFAPDLEKDTLVYLQNKYYLPIAVFMGFGFPTLIGWALGSPFGGLVFGGLVRTVLTQHCTFLINSFCHMFGKQPYSDKTSARDSFLLALFTYGEGYHNFHHEFQADYRNGIRWYHWDPTKWAIRLLSFFGLTHRLKRVREEEILKAKLRMGEKTLTALVSANLPIVTGLRIKVETSQERMHRLHAEYIRAKKDFTNHSQERFIQLKAEMKMAKLEFKMAYAQWKTYMKMLRNLNAA; encoded by the coding sequence ATGCGCAAAATTGATTGGGTAAATACGACTTTCTTAGTTGGAACTCCAATAGCGGCCGCCATTTTCACTCCGATACATATTTATCTTAATGGCTTAAACTGGAAGGTATTAGTTTTCTTTTTGATTTATTCAGTCATGACCAGCATGAGTATCACCGGCGGATATCACAGATTGTTTGCTCATCGTAGTTATGAAGCACGCTGGGGTGTAAAACTATTTTATCTGCTCTTTGGCGCTGCCGCTTTACAAAATTCAGCGTTAAAATGGTGTACAGATCATCGTCGCCATCATCGTCATGTCGACACTGAAACTGATCCTTACAGTATCAATAAAGGTTTTTTCTACGCTCATATTGGCTGGATCTTTTTCAAAGAAGACGCTGCACATAAAGGAAAGTTTGCACCCGACCTTGAAAAAGACACTCTGGTGTACTTGCAAAATAAATACTACCTACCGATTGCTGTATTCATGGGTTTTGGATTTCCAACCCTTATCGGATGGGCACTGGGTAGCCCTTTTGGTGGATTAGTTTTTGGTGGGCTCGTCAGAACCGTACTCACACAACACTGCACTTTTTTGATTAATTCTTTTTGTCATATGTTTGGCAAACAGCCTTATTCAGATAAAACATCAGCGCGAGATAGTTTTTTATTAGCGCTGTTTACCTATGGTGAGGGCTATCATAATTTTCATCATGAATTTCAAGCCGACTATAGAAATGGCATTCGATGGTATCACTGGGATCCCACAAAATGGGCAATTCGTCTTTTATCATTTTTCGGACTCACTCACAGGCTTAAACGTGTTCGTGAAGAAGAAATATTAAAAGCTAAACTGCGCATGGGTGAAAAAACACTCACAGCCTTAGTGTCTGCAAATCTTCCGATCGTTACGGGCTTGCGCATTAAAGTTGAAACGTCTCAAGAGCGCATGCACCGACTTCATGCAGAATACATACGCGCCAAAAAAGACTTTACAAATCATTCTCAAGAACGATTCATACAACTAAAAGCTGAGATGAAAATGGCTAAACTTGAATTTAAAATGGCGTATGCGCAATGGAAAACCTACATGAAAATGCTGCGAAACCTCAACGCCGCATAA
- a CDS encoding hemolysin III family protein, producing MMHSKKPLLRGYLHQEAFFVALGACVLLIAKSSNQTSLLASLIYSLCLLLLFGISTVYHRPHWNPKGRALMKRFDHSAIFLLIAGTFTPICLLALSEKDGSQLLIVIWSAALLGIIQSIFWIKAPKWFTALFYVIMGWIAIPYFHEMQLTLGINNMLLVASGGVVYTVGAVFYAMKKPNFVPGVFGYHELFHLFTIIGVILHFIVVYRLIN from the coding sequence CAAGAAGCATTTTTTGTTGCACTTGGTGCTTGTGTGCTCTTGATTGCAAAGTCATCAAATCAGACATCACTCCTCGCAAGTCTTATCTACTCACTTTGTCTTTTATTACTTTTTGGTATCAGTACTGTTTATCACCGCCCACATTGGAATCCTAAGGGACGCGCGTTGATGAAGCGTTTTGATCACTCAGCTATTTTTTTATTAATTGCGGGCACCTTTACACCGATTTGTCTTTTAGCTCTTTCTGAAAAGGACGGGAGTCAGTTGCTCATTGTGATTTGGTCAGCAGCTTTGCTTGGAATCATACAGTCAATATTTTGGATCAAAGCTCCTAAATGGTTTACAGCTCTTTTTTATGTAATCATGGGTTGGATTGCGATTCCTTATTTTCATGAAATGCAACTCACGCTTGGAATCAACAATATGTTGCTGGTCGCATCAGGTGGTGTGGTTTATACGGTTGGTGCCGTTTTTTATGCGATGAAAAAACCAAACTTCGTGCCCGGTGTTTTTGGCTACCATGAACTCTTTCATCTTTTTACGATTATTGGAGTGATACTTCATTTCATCGTTGTTTATCGATTGATAAATTAA
- a CDS encoding response regulator transcription factor, protein MEKILIIEDYDELALAFKEALVQYDIKIAANLQDARQALESEVFDLIIMDITLPDGSGLQFYAEIGANPKIKKTSVLFITGRNDIGDKLIAFSLGADDFIVKPIDLRELRARIDSKLKNKSLKVMHNPVLRKGILTINKDSQQAYLNIENKETLLDFTPFALRILTFFVEHENIVFSRDLLLERLWGGATHVFNRTIDAHICKIRKKLANSGYSIQSIDGEGYVFRKSSKYEDKNNTTDDQSNRVA, encoded by the coding sequence ATGGAAAAAATATTGATTATCGAAGATTATGATGAACTTGCGCTAGCCTTCAAAGAAGCGCTAGTTCAGTATGACATTAAAATTGCTGCAAACCTTCAAGACGCCAGACAAGCACTTGAAAGTGAGGTATTTGATCTCATCATCATGGACATCACACTCCCCGATGGAAGCGGGCTTCAATTTTATGCTGAAATTGGTGCAAATCCTAAAATCAAAAAAACTTCTGTTCTATTTATTACAGGCCGAAATGATATTGGCGACAAACTGATTGCCTTTTCTTTGGGTGCAGATGACTTCATTGTCAAACCCATTGATTTGCGCGAACTTAGAGCAAGAATTGATAGTAAACTTAAAAACAAAAGCCTAAAGGTGATGCATAATCCCGTTTTACGTAAAGGCATTTTAACTATCAATAAAGATTCTCAACAGGCATATCTGAATATTGAAAACAAAGAAACACTCCTAGACTTCACACCTTTTGCATTACGCATTCTTACTTTTTTTGTAGAACATGAAAACATTGTATTCTCTAGAGACCTACTCCTAGAAAGACTTTGGGGGGGAGCAACACATGTATTTAACCGAACAATTGATGCCCACATTTGCAAAATTCGAAAAAAATTAGCAAATTCAGGTTACAGCATTCAATCAATTGATGGAGAAGGTTATGTGTTTCGCAAATCTTCAAAGTATGAAGATAAAAATAATACCACCGACGATCAGTCCAATCGTGTTGCGTAA
- a CDS encoding AP2 domain-containing protein, whose protein sequence is MKQKTWRYVSLSPTLKMKIDSEDFKRVSEHKWRATKGTTGRLRVVTSIREKNKNRTITLGKFLMKPPKGKQVYPRRFNAELDYRKGNLIVCTLKERQQTLPKNRKRGSSIFRGVSFIKAIKKWRAGIEVNGRAINLGNFKKEDDAALAYNAAAKKHFGSNAYVNRIDRKLHKRRD, encoded by the coding sequence ATGAAACAAAAAACCTGGCGTTATGTGTCTTTATCACCAACACTCAAAATGAAAATTGATAGCGAAGATTTCAAACGCGTGAGTGAACATAAATGGAGAGCCACCAAAGGCACCACTGGCCGCTTACGTGTTGTTACTTCAATACGCGAAAAAAACAAAAACAGAACTATCACTCTTGGCAAATTCTTAATGAAACCACCAAAAGGAAAACAGGTTTACCCAAGGCGATTTAATGCAGAACTTGATTATCGAAAAGGAAATCTCATCGTCTGCACCCTAAAAGAGCGCCAACAAACACTACCAAAAAATAGAAAACGCGGAAGTTCGATTTTTCGTGGTGTTTCTTTTATCAAAGCTATTAAAAAATGGCGCGCAGGTATTGAGGTAAATGGTCGCGCTATTAATTTAGGAAATTTTAAAAAAGAAGATGATGCAGCCCTTGCCTACAATGCCGCAGCTAAAAAACATTTCGGTTCAAATGCATATGTGAATCGAATCGATAGAAAACTACATAAACGTCGCGATTAA
- a CDS encoding hemolysin family protein: MAHAPELASTLIAIAASLVLVALNGFFVAAEFAIVKVRRTRLEELADMGVHKARISILCVDQLDEYLSATQLGITLVSLGLGWIGERAFANLFVILFPQTFPSLNNTPHIVAAIISFFLITLLHVVLGELVPKSMAIQKAERMTLWVSKPLSLFYKVSKPLINCFTMLANFILRRLGYHGYEEPALTEQELKMVLRDSKEDGIVSESEAQIINRAFEFSDKKAIDIMVQVSQIDYLSMTRPLSQNLEIVRKHMHTRFPLCETDLTTMLGIVHVKDAWPLLLNHYSNEAFRRCSRPAVFITPDIRQDQILKLLQQRRAHMALVKDNQTKTITGLLTMEDIIERLIGDIRDEHGN; this comes from the coding sequence ATGGCTCATGCACCCGAACTTGCTTCAACTTTGATTGCCATTGCGGCATCTCTAGTTTTAGTTGCGCTCAACGGTTTTTTTGTGGCGGCTGAATTTGCAATTGTAAAAGTACGAAGAACTCGTCTTGAAGAACTCGCAGACATGGGTGTACATAAAGCGCGCATTTCAATTCTTTGTGTCGATCAGCTCGACGAATATCTCTCAGCAACTCAATTAGGCATCACACTCGTAAGCCTCGGCTTAGGTTGGATAGGCGAACGTGCATTTGCAAATTTATTCGTGATTTTGTTTCCGCAAACATTTCCGTCGCTTAACAACACACCTCACATTGTTGCAGCGATTATTTCATTTTTTTTGATTACACTTTTGCACGTTGTTTTGGGTGAGCTCGTCCCAAAAAGTATGGCTATTCAAAAAGCTGAGCGCATGACACTCTGGGTGTCAAAACCACTGAGCTTATTTTACAAAGTCTCAAAGCCCCTCATTAATTGCTTCACTATGCTTGCCAACTTTATCTTGCGTCGACTTGGTTATCATGGATACGAAGAACCAGCACTCACAGAGCAAGAATTAAAAATGGTTCTTAGAGATTCAAAAGAAGATGGCATCGTTAGTGAAAGCGAAGCCCAAATCATCAATCGTGCTTTTGAATTTTCAGATAAAAAAGCGATTGATATAATGGTGCAGGTTTCGCAAATCGATTATCTCTCAATGACTCGGCCACTCTCACAAAATTTAGAAATTGTGAGAAAACACATGCACACACGATTTCCCCTATGCGAAACAGACCTCACTACCATGTTAGGAATTGTGCATGTTAAAGATGCATGGCCACTTTTATTAAATCATTACTCAAATGAAGCATTCAGACGCTGCAGCCGCCCTGCGGTTTTTATCACGCCAGATATAAGACAAGATCAAATCCTAAAGTTGCTTCAACAAAGGCGCGCCCATATGGCGTTAGTAAAAGATAATCAGACAAAAACAATCACCGGATTACTTACCATGGAAGATATTATTGAAAGACTCATTGGCGATATTCGCGATGAACACGGCAATTAA
- a CDS encoding glycosyltransferase, which yields MEHIDVKTEELALKTLRTNKVAIFMLSYNAQDLIVKTLQRIPHWIARELVEIYVIDDSSKDKTLERVSEMPWPKDFAPMKIYRTPYNQGFGGNQRLGYLYAISKGYDIVVSLHADGQYAPEALPVVLAPYSQGADAVFGSRFMTPMGALKGNMPLYKFLGNKVLTRLQNFLLGTKMSEMHSGYRSYRMSGLKQVPFEFNSLSFDYDADIIIQLVAAKLKVVEVPIPTFYGDEISHVNGTQYAWRCIKTAVKYKMMEKNLFYDPKFDLERVDQQPYVTRAPQTSLHEFVKSASLPKDARILDLCGGQDKAISRVHAQGGIPVTCVEIHPDPIVRQNHKLSVDLNKSWKDQIPTGQNFNVVYALDVLEHLQFPERGAREIFERMNSGGALYASVNNIAFLPMRLSLLFGHFNYGRKGILGFTHSRLFTIETFTRLMKNAGFRVDAVMGFAPPAFENKGIMSRVMGFLARALPRLFASQILLVCTRTDSPLDLMKQTFREDFGREAAPDKVKLFSLGV from the coding sequence ATGGAACACATAGACGTAAAGACAGAAGAGCTAGCACTCAAAACCTTGCGAACTAACAAAGTTGCAATCTTCATGTTGTCTTACAATGCTCAAGATTTGATCGTCAAAACTTTGCAACGTATTCCACATTGGATCGCCCGTGAGCTCGTAGAAATTTATGTCATTGATGATTCTTCAAAAGACAAAACACTTGAGCGTGTTTCTGAAATGCCCTGGCCAAAAGATTTTGCTCCCATGAAAATTTATCGAACACCTTACAATCAAGGTTTTGGTGGAAATCAAAGACTTGGTTATTTGTATGCCATCTCAAAGGGCTACGACATTGTTGTGAGTTTGCACGCTGATGGGCAATATGCGCCTGAAGCATTGCCTGTAGTTTTAGCGCCTTATTCTCAAGGGGCTGATGCAGTATTTGGAAGTCGTTTTATGACTCCCATGGGTGCTCTCAAGGGTAACATGCCGTTATATAAATTTTTAGGAAACAAAGTACTCACGCGCCTGCAGAATTTTTTATTAGGCACAAAAATGTCAGAGATGCACAGCGGGTATCGTTCATACCGCATGTCTGGGCTAAAGCAAGTGCCGTTTGAGTTCAATAGTCTAAGTTTTGATTACGACGCAGATATTATTATTCAGTTAGTAGCTGCAAAACTTAAAGTTGTCGAAGTTCCAATACCAACATTTTATGGTGACGAAATCAGTCACGTGAACGGCACTCAATACGCTTGGCGATGTATTAAAACTGCTGTGAAATATAAAATGATGGAAAAAAATCTTTTTTATGACCCTAAATTTGATCTTGAGCGTGTCGATCAGCAGCCATACGTCACTCGGGCTCCACAAACAAGTCTTCATGAATTTGTGAAATCAGCTTCACTTCCAAAAGATGCGCGCATTTTGGATTTATGTGGAGGGCAAGATAAAGCGATAAGTCGTGTGCATGCTCAAGGTGGAATTCCTGTTACATGTGTTGAGATACATCCGGATCCAATTGTTAGGCAAAATCATAAACTTTCAGTTGATCTTAATAAGTCATGGAAAGATCAAATTCCCACAGGCCAAAATTTTAACGTTGTATATGCACTTGATGTTTTAGAACACTTGCAATTTCCTGAACGTGGCGCTCGAGAGATTTTTGAACGGATGAATTCTGGTGGCGCGCTTTACGCAAGTGTTAATAATATTGCTTTCTTGCCAATGCGACTTTCATTGCTCTTTGGGCATTTCAATTATGGTCGTAAAGGCATTTTAGGTTTCACGCACAGTCGCTTATTCACGATTGAGACGTTTACACGCTTAATGAAAAATGCCGGTTTTAGAGTCGATGCTGTTATGGGTTTTGCGCCCCCCGCATTTGAAAACAAAGGTATTATGAGTAGGGTCATGGGCTTTTTAGCTCGTGCACTTCCACGACTTTTCGCTTCTCAAATATTACTTGTTTGTACAAGAACTGATTCACCTCTTGATCTCATGAAGCAAACGTTTCGTGAAGATTTTGGTCGAGAGGCAGCTCCCGATAAGGTCAAATTATTTAGTTTGGGTGTTTAA
- a CDS encoding EamA family transporter: protein MSVLALYIITVVIWGTTWLAIKQQIGIVPLELSIAYRFIFASFLLLLYSLYKKIDLRLSPRQHFSVLTLGLFIFCLNYICTYYASKFLASGLVAVVFSMVTTVNVINSRIFLGHRASQRLLGGVVIGLIGIVLVFYQDLLKLDPNAQTIMGLAFAFLGTVFASFGNIISSVNQKNGIQIIPANVYGMFYGGVITLCIGLCKGDTLIFDTSMSYILSLLYLSVFGSIVAFGSYFSLVKLIGPTRASYSAVLFPIVALILSTIFESYQWQLTSLIGVLAIIAGNIFVMKNKV from the coding sequence ATGAGTGTTTTAGCACTCTATATCATCACAGTCGTAATTTGGGGCACTACGTGGCTTGCTATTAAGCAGCAAATTGGAATTGTTCCCCTTGAATTATCCATCGCGTACCGATTCATTTTTGCAAGCTTTCTACTACTACTTTATAGCTTGTATAAAAAAATAGATTTAAGACTATCACCTCGACAACATTTTAGTGTCCTCACTTTAGGGCTATTCATTTTTTGTCTGAATTACATTTGCACTTATTATGCTTCAAAATTTCTTGCAAGCGGTCTTGTTGCAGTGGTGTTTTCTATGGTCACAACTGTGAATGTGATAAATAGTCGAATATTTTTAGGCCATCGAGCAAGTCAACGACTTTTGGGTGGAGTGGTAATTGGGCTCATTGGTATTGTATTAGTATTTTATCAAGATCTTTTAAAACTTGACCCCAATGCACAAACCATCATGGGTCTTGCCTTTGCTTTTTTGGGAACCGTATTTGCCTCATTCGGAAACATTATTTCTTCTGTGAATCAAAAAAATGGAATTCAAATAATACCGGCAAATGTGTATGGAATGTTTTATGGCGGGGTTATTACACTTTGCATTGGTCTCTGCAAGGGCGACACGCTTATATTTGATACATCTATGTCGTATATTCTTTCGTTACTCTACCTCAGTGTATTCGGTTCAATTGTTGCTTTTGGTTCTTATTTCTCTTTAGTTAAACTCATCGGACCAACTCGCGCCTCATACTCTGCAGTTCTTTTTCCAATTGTAGCATTAATTTTATCGACGATATTTGAAAGCTATCAATGGCAATTAACATCACTTATTGGGGTTCTCGCAATTATCGCAGGAAATATTTTTGTTATGAAAAATAAAGTTTAA
- a CDS encoding fumarylacetoacetate hydrolase family protein, with protein sequence MQFVSFRQKNNESYGILDGLQIYELKNQGSLPHSMLAFLENSEVNLNEATKLFTQNKTKLPNFKLEQVELLAPVPKPPSMRDGYAFRQHVQTARRNRGLEMLPEFDLFPVFYFTNHQTVTGPGNVEVQKLHLDKLDFELEVAIVIGKKGKNISPAKADEYIFGYTIMNDWSARALQMEEMKLNLGPAKGKDFATSIGPTLITRQSLKNSGSLRETANGEVLDASMKAFLNGKQYSEGNVNQMNWTFAQIISRASYGVTLYPGDVIGSGTVGTGCFLELNGSKITNNLWLKPDDEMVLEVEGLGRLENKIVLVGEQ encoded by the coding sequence GTGCAATTCGTATCGTTTCGTCAAAAAAACAATGAAAGCTATGGAATACTTGACGGTCTACAAATCTATGAGCTTAAAAATCAAGGATCATTGCCACATTCAATGCTCGCATTTCTTGAAAACTCTGAAGTAAATCTAAATGAGGCGACAAAGTTATTTACTCAAAATAAAACAAAGCTACCCAACTTTAAACTTGAGCAAGTTGAGCTTTTAGCTCCAGTACCAAAACCACCTTCGATGCGTGATGGCTATGCGTTTAGACAACATGTTCAAACTGCTAGGCGCAATCGCGGCTTAGAGATGCTCCCAGAGTTTGATCTATTTCCTGTGTTTTATTTTACGAATCATCAAACAGTGACGGGCCCCGGAAATGTTGAAGTTCAAAAATTACACCTTGATAAATTAGATTTTGAATTAGAAGTGGCAATTGTAATCGGGAAAAAGGGTAAAAACATTTCTCCTGCTAAAGCAGATGAATATATTTTTGGTTACACTATTATGAATGATTGGTCAGCGCGGGCTCTTCAAATGGAAGAAATGAAACTTAATCTTGGGCCAGCAAAAGGTAAAGATTTTGCCACTTCAATTGGACCAACGCTTATTACTCGACAGTCGCTTAAAAATTCGGGCAGCCTTCGCGAAACTGCAAATGGCGAAGTACTTGATGCCAGCATGAAAGCTTTTTTAAATGGCAAGCAATACTCTGAAGGAAATGTGAATCAAATGAATTGGACATTTGCACAAATCATTTCACGCGCAAGTTACGGAGTTACACTTTACCCCGGAGATGTCATTGGCTCTGGCACCGTTGGCACTGGTTGTTTTTTAGAACTTAACGGTTCAAAAATTACAAATAATCTTTGGTTAAAGCCCGATGATGAAATGGTACTGGAAGTAGAAGGCTTGGGACGACTTGAAAATAAAATAGTGCTTGTAGGTGAACAATGA
- a CDS encoding VTT domain-containing protein → MLDWLKELHSAAGIAQLIQTGGLITLVGIIFAETGLLLGFFLPGDSLLITTGVLSNPLNPNHVVGLDIIYLNIVLIFAAVIGDQVGFLLGRKTGDRIWLKPDGRFYKKKHLVEAHDFYMKYGGISVAAARYVPILRTFVPFIAGVARMPYKSFVYWNIGGGIVWITSLLWIGYYLGQTSLANRLDKIIVIVVLISILPMVVGVLKRQLSKTSK, encoded by the coding sequence ATGCTCGATTGGCTTAAAGAACTTCATTCAGCCGCAGGAATTGCGCAGCTCATTCAAACTGGTGGGCTCATAACTCTTGTTGGAATTATTTTCGCTGAGACAGGTCTTCTCTTAGGTTTTTTTCTGCCAGGCGATTCACTTCTCATTACCACGGGTGTGCTTTCTAATCCGCTAAACCCCAATCATGTAGTTGGGCTTGATATCATTTATTTAAATATTGTACTGATTTTTGCAGCGGTTATTGGTGATCAAGTGGGCTTTCTTCTCGGGCGCAAAACAGGGGATCGCATCTGGTTAAAACCTGATGGCCGTTTTTATAAAAAAAAGCATCTTGTTGAAGCACACGATTTTTATATGAAGTATGGCGGAATCTCTGTCGCAGCAGCAAGATACGTACCCATCTTAAGAACATTTGTTCCTTTTATTGCAGGTGTAGCACGCATGCCTTACAAAAGTTTTGTGTATTGGAATATCGGCGGCGGCATTGTGTGGATAACTTCACTGTTATGGATTGGGTATTATCTTGGCCAAACATCACTTGCGAATCGTCTAGATAAAATTATTGTCATCGTAGTTCTTATTTCTATATTGCCGATGGTGGTTGGCGTTTTAAAACGTCAATTAAGCAAAACTTCAAAATAA
- a CDS encoding response regulator transcription factor has protein sequence MLNILLIDDSSEMTHLIPEILDSFQVETAVCIEDGKILLSKKNFDLILLDIFLPDGNGLRFLKDLRSDYKLSALPVILISGDTSTENKLEAWRLLADDFIEKPFSLGEFKARIEAKIKLRHQIKTAGPTCNIGDLYFQLQSNQLNINSSTGEFQIKISPTEFKTLLYLAQFQNFVKTRKEIRLAVWGIHTHVLDRTIDAHICKLRKKIKPSQYEILPASGTGYKLSLKIPTNIQN, from the coding sequence ATGCTCAACATTCTACTCATTGACGATAGCTCTGAAATGACGCATCTTATACCTGAAATTTTAGATTCATTTCAGGTAGAGACTGCAGTTTGCATAGAAGATGGAAAAATTCTGCTTTCGAAAAAAAATTTCGATCTCATTTTATTAGACATCTTTCTACCCGATGGAAACGGGCTGCGATTTCTAAAAGATTTGCGTAGTGATTATAAATTATCTGCACTACCAGTAATTTTAATTTCAGGCGATACAAGTACCGAGAATAAGTTAGAGGCATGGAGATTACTTGCTGATGATTTTATTGAAAAGCCGTTCTCACTTGGTGAATTCAAAGCACGCATCGAGGCCAAAATTAAATTACGCCACCAAATAAAAACGGCTGGTCCAACTTGCAATATCGGAGATCTGTATTTTCAATTGCAATCCAACCAATTAAATATCAATTCTTCAACCGGTGAATTTCAAATAAAAATAAGTCCCACTGAGTTTAAAACTTTGCTTTATTTGGCTCAATTTCAAAATTTTGTTAAAACGCGAAAAGAAATTCGCCTTGCAGTTTGGGGAATACATACCCATGTTTTAGATCGTACAATTGATGCACATATTTGCAAATTACGAAAAAAGATAAAGCCATCTCAATATGAAATTCTTCCTGCCTCTGGTACTGGCTATAAACTCAGTTTAAAAATTCCTACTAATATTCAAAACTAA